ACGGCGAGCGGCGTGCTGACGGAAACACCCGCCATCCTCGCCTTCATCGCCCAGATGGCGCCCGAGAAGAAGCTGGCGCCGCTTGACGATCCCTTCGAATTCGCGCTGATGCAGTCCTTCAATGCCTTCATTTCCTCCACCGTCCACGTTGCCCACGCCCATGGCCGGCGCGGCAGCCGCTGGGCGAATGAGGATAGCTCGCTTGCGGACATGAAGGCCAGGGTGCCGAAAAATATGGGCGAGTGCTTCGAGCTGATCGAGCACGGCATGCTGCACGGCCCATGGGTTCTGGGCACGGCCTATTCGGTGGCCGATCCCTATCTCTTCGTCATGTCCGGCTGGCTGGAAAGCGATGGTGTGGATATTGCCCGCTTCCCGAAAGTGCACGACCACTTCCGCCGCATGAACGACCGCCCGGCGGTGCAGCGGGCGCTGGAGGGGGAGAGAGGCTGAGCGTGCGATAGGCAAACAAAATTCCAAGCTGGCTCCGTCGCTAACGTGCCTGCCTTCTCGAGAAGGGGCTGCCTTTCCCTCATCCCTGTGCTTGTCACAGGGATCCAGCCAGCCCAAGTCCTTGGGCTGGGAAAGGGTCTCTCCGCCGCGCAGACGCGCGTCGGCTGGATTCCTGTGACGAGCACAGGAATGAGGGCGCAGAGAGTGTGCCGGCGGAGTTTTCTCTCGTTTACGCTGCCTCGGCCGTCCGGCTGTCCCACATGGACTTGAACGCCGTGCGCGCCTGGCAACGGGCGAGCCAGGCTTTCAGCGCCGGATGGGCATCGAACAGCGGCTGGTGGCCCTGCGCGTAACGAACGATTTCCGCCACATTGAGATCGGCCACGGTGAAGCGGTCGCCCACCAGATAATCATGCGTGGCAAGATGCTGTTCCAGCACCCGCAAGGGGCGTTTCAGCAGACGCGCGGCGACATCGATCACTGCCTTGCCGGCGTCGCTTTCCGCAAGGCCTTCGGCGATGGCGGAAGAAATCTTCAGCGAATTCGTTTCGATTTCAGTGGCAGCGAAGAAGGACCATTGCAGCATCGCCGCATCTTCCTTCAGATCGACCGGGGCGAGCGGCCCGCCATATTTGCGGGCGAGATAGAGATTGATGGCCATGGATTCGTAAAGCACCATGCCGTCATCCTCGATGCAGGGAATGGTGCCCATCGGGTTGACGGCGAGAAATGCCGGCGACAGCGTGTTGAGCGGCGCATCAGTGGCGAGCGGATCGGCAAGGCGGCGGGCCTGAATGACAGGCACATGCTTGAATTCTATGCCGAGTTCAGCAGCCAGCCACAATGTGCGCGTGGCGCGGGAACGGTACACACCGTAAATCGTCAACATCGAAATTACCCCTTGAAACCTGTTCGATCGCCGGCACGTTACGGTCTCGTCGTTGTAAAGTGAAGTTGTGGATGTCAGGGGTAACTATGATTTTTTCTGATCCGTGAGCACGTCCGCATCCGGCGAAAGCCGGTTTTCAAAACGGTCGATGAAGCGCTCGAACAGGCGGCCGAATGTCTCCACATCCTCTGCCGGCCAGCCATCCATCACATCCTCAATGACGCTCATCTTGGTCCGGCGCATTTCCTGCAAAAGGCTGGTACCGAGCGGCGTGATTTCGACGATGCTGCGGCGGCCATCTTCCTGCGACACGCCACGTTTCAACAGGCCGCGCCCGACCATATCCGCGACGACCCGGCTGCCGCGCGAAGGGTCAATGCGCATGCCCTCGGCAATCGCACCCACGGTGACGTCGCCTTCGGCACGGCGCAGAATATCGAGCACATCGATATGGGAGAGTTCAAGACCCGGAGCGAGCTTGGCAAGCGCCATTCGGCCGATGATGCGGCGGCCGATCATGATGCGCATACGCGTCATCGTATTGCCGATCCGCTTGATGTCCTCGGGCAAATCCTCGTTCCAGTCTTCCTCGCTCGCCACTCTCAGCCGTTCCTTTCGATGCCGGTTTCCGATCACATTTAGCGCTGATAGCACAGATGTCAAAAACTTGCCATTGACATATATATGCCAATAGCACACAAATTGTCGCAGCAAAATCGCCGGAACTCAACGAGATTTTTCATGGATATGTCCACCGCCCCCGTGGCGCCGCTTGTGTCGGATCACCGCCGCAGGCTCATCGTTTTTCTGTTTCTGATGCTGGCCATGTTCATGGCCACACTCGACAACCAGATCGTCTCGACAGCGCTCCCCACCATCGTCGGTGAATTCGGCGCGCTGGAGCGTTTCGGCTGGATTGGCTCGGCCTATCTTCTGGCGACCAGCGCGGTCATGCCCGTTTATGGCAAGCTCGGTGATCTCTTCGGCCGCAAATATGTGATGATTGCGGCGGTCGTCATCTTCACGCTCGGTTCGCTCGCCTGCGGGCTGGCATGGTCTATGGACAGCCTGATCGCGGCCCGTGTGCTTCAAGGGCTTGGCGGCGGCGGCATCATGGTGTCGATCTTCTCCGTTAATGCGGATCTGTTCGAGCCACGCGAGCGCGCCCGCTACCAAAGCTATTCCAGCCTCACCATCATGGCCTCGGGCAGTGTCGGCCCGATTCTCGGCGGGACCATGAGCGACCTGTTCGGCTGGCGGTCGATCTTCCTTATCAATCTGCCGCTCGGTATTATCGTCATCGCCGGCCTTGCTCTCATGCTGCCCTATCGTCGCCCGGCGAGACAGCCAAAGATCGATTATCTCGGTGCGGTTCTTCTGGCCGCCACCATTGCCAGCGTGGTGTTCTGGGCCGATAGCAGCGAACTGTTCGGCTCGCTGATCGCGGCCCCAAGCCTCGGCATCATCGCCTTTGCCGTCATCGCCGCTTTCCTGTGGGTGCAGGTGGAGCGTCGCGCGCCGGAACCCGTCGTGCCGCTGCGTCTCTTCAAGGACAGCACCTTTCCGCTGTTGATGATCGTCTCGCTGACCAGCGGCGGCATCGGTATCGGCATGGTCAATTATTACGCGCTGTTCCTGCAGACCACGACCGGGCTTTCGCCCTCCCATGCCGGCCTGTTCTTCATCGCCGTCACCGGCGGCATCGTCATGGGTTCGTTGTCTGCCGGACGGCTGATCTCGATTACCGGCGTCTACAAGCCCTTCTCGGTGGCCGGCCTCACCATCAATGTCCTCGTCATGCTGCTCTTCACGCAGATGCATGCCGGAACGCCGCTTTGGCTGATCGCGGTGCTGATGCTGGCGCAGGGTTTCGCCGTCGGCCTCGGCCAGCAGGCACCCATCATCGGCGTACAGAACTCCGCTCCGAAGGCCGATATCGGCGCGGCAAGCGGCGCGGTGACCCTGACCCGCATGGGCGGCGCCGCCATCGCCATCTCGGTCTATGGCGCCATCGTGTCATCAAGCTTGAAAGGTGTCGCGATCGATATTCCCGGTGTCGGCAGGATCGAGGAACTGACGCCGAAAATGCTCGCCGAACTGCCCGCAACCTCCCAGGCCGCCGTCGCCTCGCTTTATTCGGATGCGTTTACGCCGCTATTCTTCGCGGCCGCCGCCACCGCCGCGATTGGTCTTGCCGCGGCGTTGATGCTGAAACCGGTGCGCCTGCCGGCGGCGGTTGAAGCGAAGCCGGCGGAAGCAGCGGGAGAGTAGGAACGATTGCACGAAGGTGTGTCGGTTCCCGCGTGCACTTTCGTCCGTCTGCTCGCTCTTCCCTCATCCCTGTGCCTGTCACAGGGATCCAGCCAGCCCAAGTCCTTGGGCTGGAAAGACTCTGACACCACGCAGACGCGCGTTGGCTGGATTCCTGTGACAAGCACAGGAATGAGGAGGCGGGTGGCTCACCAGTTTCAGCCAAACAAAAACACCCCTGCGGGAAATTTAACGCCCGTTCCGCGTTATGCTCGCAGCACTTTACATTCGCGCGGGCGGCCCTATCTCAATGAATATGAAGCCGGAACAGTTGTTGAATTCCACGCCGAAGGGGCTTTATTGCCCGGCGGGCGATTTTTACATCGATCCCGTGCGCCCCGTAGCGCGGGCGCTCATCACCCATGGCCATTCCGATCACGCCCGCGCCGGCCATGGCGCGGTGCTGGCCACGCGCCAGACGCTCGATATCATGCGTATTCGTTACGGCGAGGATTTCTGCGGCAGCGAGCAGGCGGTCGGCTTCGGTGAGACGGTGGAGGTGAACGGCGTGATCGTCGGTTTCCACCCCGCAGGCCATGTGCTGGGTTCGGCGCAAATCTCCGTGGAAATGAATGGCCTGCGCATCGTCGCATCCGGTGATTACAAACGCGGTATCGACCCCACCTGCGCGCCCTTCGAAACAGTGCCGTGTGATGTCTTCATCACAGAAGCCACTTTCGGCCTGCCGGTGTTTCATCATCCACTGCCGCGTGTGGAAATCGGCAAGCTGCTGACGTCCATCAAACAGTTTCCCGACCGCACCCATCTCGTCGGCGCTTATTCGCTCGGCAAGGCGCAACGCGTTATCCGGTTATTGCGCGATAATGGTTATGCCGATCCCATCTATATTCACGGCGCGCTGGCGCGGCTTTGTGATTATTACGTCTCGCAGGGCATCGATCTTGGTGATCTCAGGCCCGCGACGCTGGAAAAAAGCAACCCCGCCGCCTTTAAGGGTGCCATCGTTGTTGGTCCGCCCTCGGCCTTTCAGGAGCGCTGGGCGCGGCGTTTCAACGAGCCGCTGATCGCCTTCGCCTCCGGCTGGATGATGGTGCGGCAGCGCGCGAAGCAGGGCGGTGTGGAACTACCGCTGGTCATATC
This window of the Agrobacterium fabrum str. C58 genome carries:
- a CDS encoding MDR family MFS transporter; translation: MDMSTAPVAPLVSDHRRRLIVFLFLMLAMFMATLDNQIVSTALPTIVGEFGALERFGWIGSAYLLATSAVMPVYGKLGDLFGRKYVMIAAVVIFTLGSLACGLAWSMDSLIAARVLQGLGGGGIMVSIFSVNADLFEPRERARYQSYSSLTIMASGSVGPILGGTMSDLFGWRSIFLINLPLGIIVIAGLALMLPYRRPARQPKIDYLGAVLLAATIASVVFWADSSELFGSLIAAPSLGIIAFAVIAAFLWVQVERRAPEPVVPLRLFKDSTFPLLMIVSLTSGGIGIGMVNYYALFLQTTTGLSPSHAGLFFIAVTGGIVMGSLSAGRLISITGVYKPFSVAGLTINVLVMLLFTQMHAGTPLWLIAVLMLAQGFAVGLGQQAPIIGVQNSAPKADIGAASGAVTLTRMGGAAIAISVYGAIVSSSLKGVAIDIPGVGRIEELTPKMLAELPATSQAAVASLYSDAFTPLFFAAAATAAIGLAAALMLKPVRLPAAVEAKPAEAAGE
- a CDS encoding glutathione S-transferase family protein, whose translation is MFTLFFSPGSCSRASHIVLEESGLPYKAHRVNFAEGEQRSEAFLKINPKGRVPALATASGVLTETPAILAFIAQMAPEKKLAPLDDPFEFALMQSFNAFISSTVHVAHAHGRRGSRWANEDSSLADMKARVPKNMGECFELIEHGMLHGPWVLGTAYSVADPYLFVMSGWLESDGVDIARFPKVHDHFRRMNDRPAVQRALEGERG
- a CDS encoding glutathione S-transferase family protein, which translates into the protein MLTIYGVYRSRATRTLWLAAELGIEFKHVPVIQARRLADPLATDAPLNTLSPAFLAVNPMGTIPCIEDDGMVLYESMAINLYLARKYGGPLAPVDLKEDAAMLQWSFFAATEIETNSLKISSAIAEGLAESDAGKAVIDVAARLLKRPLRVLEQHLATHDYLVGDRFTVADLNVAEIVRYAQGHQPLFDAHPALKAWLARCQARTAFKSMWDSRTAEAA
- a CDS encoding MarR family winged helix-turn-helix transcriptional regulator; amino-acid sequence: MASEEDWNEDLPEDIKRIGNTMTRMRIMIGRRIIGRMALAKLAPGLELSHIDVLDILRRAEGDVTVGAIAEGMRIDPSRGSRVVADMVGRGLLKRGVSQEDGRRSIVEITPLGTSLLQEMRRTKMSVIEDVMDGWPAEDVETFGRLFERFIDRFENRLSPDADVLTDQKKS
- a CDS encoding ligase-associated DNA damage response exonuclease, with the protein product MNMKPEQLLNSTPKGLYCPAGDFYIDPVRPVARALITHGHSDHARAGHGAVLATRQTLDIMRIRYGEDFCGSEQAVGFGETVEVNGVIVGFHPAGHVLGSAQISVEMNGLRIVASGDYKRGIDPTCAPFETVPCDVFITEATFGLPVFHHPLPRVEIGKLLTSIKQFPDRTHLVGAYSLGKAQRVIRLLRDNGYADPIYIHGALARLCDYYVSQGIDLGDLRPATLEKSNPAAFKGAIVVGPPSAFQERWARRFNEPLIAFASGWMMVRQRAKQGGVELPLVISDHCDWPELLETITEIGPQAVWVTHGREEALVRWCELQGIAAKPLHLVGYEDEGD